The Lentimicrobiaceae bacterium DNA window CATTTTTTTATGGCAAATGTATCAAAATATTTAGAATAGATACATTATATTTATCTACAATTCAATAATCAATATTTGGAATGAATATAAATTAAACTATAAATTAAATATTTTGGGCATTTAGAGGCTGATATTCTCAACTGTTTTTCTAACTTTGAAGCCAATTGTTATTCAATTAACAATTCGTATTATAAAATATTTATTTACCTAATTAACAACAAACAAAAATCAGGAGGACGTTATGTCAGTAACAGAAAATTTAGTTAAACAATTAGTGGAAAAGCATGGCAAAAGCAGGAACAGCCTAATGCCCGTGTTGCAGGGGGTGGTTCGCGAAGAAAAATTCCTTTCTGAAGAAGCACTTCTTTCCATAGCCAGGGAATTGGATTTATCGGCAGCAGATGTGTATGGAACAGCTTCTTTTTACACCTTTCTCGACACTGTTCCCCGCGGAAAGAATATTGTCCGCGTTTGCAAAACCATTTCCTGTCATATGAAAGGAAAAGATGAAGTAATCCATGCAATAGAGGGTTCTTTGAAAATTAAAGCAGGAGAAACAACCCATGATAAAAAATTCACTTTACTTACAGCCAATTGCCTGGGATGGTGTCATAAGGGACCCGTTATGCTCGTTAACGACGACATTTACCCGGAGTTAACGCCACAGAAGGCAGTAGAAATAATCGAAGAATATGCAAAAAAACAATAATCCGGACATACCAATCAAAATAATAAAATTATGGAACAGAAACAATTGAAAAAAGTAGATATAATTTTCGAAATAGACGAAAAAAACACACCCTTCACCATACTCGAAAAAACCCTGACCCGTTCGCCGGACGCAATTATCCTCGATTTGATTGACTCAGGGCTAAAAGGCAGAGGAGGTGCAGGCTTCCCCACAGGGTTAAAATGGAAATTTACCAAAAATGAAGTCAGCAATACAAAATACGTGATTTGTAATGCCGACGAAGGCGAACCCGGTACTTTTAAAGACAGGGAAATCCTTGACAGAGTTCCGGAAAAAATATTTGTCGGTATAGCTATCTGCGGATATGTAATCGGTGCCAAAGAAGGATATATTTATCTCAGGGCTGAATACAACTTTTTACTTAAAAACCTACTTCCCAAACTCGATAATTTTAATGCTTTTCTAAAAAAATTAGGTTTCGATTTTAATATCTATATGAAATCAGGAAGCGGTGCTTACGTTTGTGGTGAAGAAAGTGCCCTTTTCGAATCTATGGAAGGCAAAAGAGGTGAGCCCCGCAACAAACCGCCCTACCCTACCGTGGCAGGATATAACCACAAACCTACTGTAATCAATAACGTAGAAACTCTCGTGTATGTTTCTATGATTTGCGGAATGGGTCCCCAAAAATTTAAATCATACGGAACAACCGACTCTCGCGGATCAAAAGTATTTTCTGTTTCGGGAGATACCCCTATCCCGGGAATTTACGAACTGGAATTGGGAATGCCACTCAACGAATTCGTAAACGAATTTGGTGATGGCGATGCCAAAGCCATCCAGGTGGGGGGAGCTTCTGGATTTTGTGTTCCCCGTAAAAAATTTAACGATACCATCATTGGTTTTGAAGGAATTCCAACAGGAGGCTCTATGATGATCTTTAACAGCACCCGCTCCATGTACAACGTTTTACACGATTATCTTGAATTTTTCAACGAAGAATCCTGCGGACAATGTACCCCTTGCCGGGTAGGTTGCCAGCAACTGCTAAAAGGAATTGAAGCCGTAAAAAAAGGAGAAAAGCCCCCAAGCTACCTCGAAGAGCTCAAACGTTTGGCAGTAACCATGAAACTTGCTGCCAAATGTGGATTAGGACAGTCGGTGGGCAATCCGTTCAGTTCTATCATTGATAATTTCAGAGAAGAAATCATTTACTAACCCAATTGAAGGAGAATATATTATGAGCAAATTCTTAGTAAACCTTAAAATAAACAGCATTCCGGTTACAGTTGAAGAAGGTACAACCATACTTGATGCAGCAAAAAAAATAAATTTTAAAATCCCTACCCTTTGCAACCACCCCGACCTTACTGTAGCAGGTAACTGCAGGGTATGCGTGGTAGAAGTTAAAGGTGCCCGATTGTTGGCAGCCGCCTGCGCCACTCCTGTTTCAGAAGGAATGGAAGTATTTACCAATAGCGAGAAAGTTCGTTCCGCTCGCAAACATGTCATAGAACTGCTTCTTTCCGAACATAATGCAGACTGTACAAAATGCTTTAAAAACGGGCATTGCGAATTACAGGACCTTGCCAACGAATATCGCTTTGGGGATCACGTTTTCCTTGACTTGGTAAAAGCCAAGGATAAAATTGCCGACATGTCTTCACCTTCTATTGTTAAGGACGACAGCAAATGTATTAAATGTCAACGCTGTGTACGTACTTGTGAAGAATTGCAGGCTGTTAGTGCC harbors:
- the nuoE gene encoding NADH-quinone oxidoreductase subunit NuoE, whose translation is MSVTENLVKQLVEKHGKSRNSLMPVLQGVVREEKFLSEEALLSIARELDLSAADVYGTASFYTFLDTVPRGKNIVRVCKTISCHMKGKDEVIHAIEGSLKIKAGETTHDKKFTLLTANCLGWCHKGPVMLVNDDIYPELTPQKAVEIIEEYAKKQ